A stretch of DNA from Arthrobacter jiangjiafuii:
ACCGCACGGTCAACGGCGCCGAAGTCCAGTCGCTGGTTTCCAGCGACAACAAAGCCGGCGGACGCCAGGCGGCCGAAGAACTGGCCAAGGCCATGGGCGGCGAAGGCGAGATCATCGTCCTTCAGGGTGTTGCCGGAACCTCCGCCAGCCGCGACCGCGGTGCCGGTTTTGCCGAAGGCTTGAAGGACTACCCGGGCATTAAGGTCGCAGCTCAGCAGACAGCCAACTTTGACCGGGCCGAAGCCCTGAACGTCGCCACCAACCTGCTCCAGGCCAATCCGGGGGTTACGGGAATCTTCGCCGAGAATGACGAGATGGCGCTGGGCGCTATCCAGGCCCTGGGCAACCGCGCCGGAAGCGACGTCAGCGTGGTCGGCTTCGACGGCACGGAAGGCGGCTTCAAGGCGATCCAGGATGGCACCCTGACGGCCACCATCGCCCAGCAGCCCGCCGAGCTGGGCAAGCGGTCCGTAGAGGTCCTGGCACAGCTGCTCGCCGGCGAAACCGTGGAATCCACTATCCCGGTTCCGGTCACCACCGTGAACACCGACAACGTGGCTGAATTCACCTCATGAAAAAGGCCGGCATCCTCAACGCACCCCTGAACGCCGCTATCGGCCGGCTCGGTCACGGCCACCTCGTGGTGATCGCCGATTGCGGCCTGCCGATTCCCGACGGCGTCCCTGCCGTGGACCTGGCCCTGGTGAAGGGCATCCCGTCCTTCGCCCAGGTGCTGGCCGCGCTGATGGAGGAGATTGTGGTCGAGGGGGCATTGCTGGCTGA
This window harbors:
- the rbsD gene encoding D-ribose pyranase encodes the protein MKKAGILNAPLNAAIGRLGHGHLVVIADCGLPIPDGVPAVDLALVKGIPSFAQVLAALMEEIVVEGALLAEEAGGTGVEALVAAAGLSPETVTHEEFKALLPSARLIVRTGEATPYANVMLRSGVSF
- a CDS encoding substrate-binding domain-containing protein; amino-acid sequence: MKFSSARKSAALTVSLALLLTATACNRGDDAAADGGTVTLAVSTLNNPFFVELRDGAQAAAEEAGLNLDVLDAQNDSATQTNQLATAATSGTDGVIINPVDSDAAAASISPLLSDETPIVAVDRTVNGAEVQSLVSSDNKAGGRQAAEELAKAMGGEGEIIVLQGVAGTSASRDRGAGFAEGLKDYPGIKVAAQQTANFDRAEALNVATNLLQANPGVTGIFAENDEMALGAIQALGNRAGSDVSVVGFDGTEGGFKAIQDGTLTATIAQQPAELGKRSVEVLAQLLAGETVESTIPVPVTTVNTDNVAEFTS